A single genomic interval of Zobellia nedashkovskayae harbors:
- the priA gene encoding replication restart helicase PriA yields the protein MQYFIDVILPIPLEKLFTYTVSETEAEFLRPGMRVGVPFGKSKIYTGLVHNVHTNKPEIYEAKEIDRILDEHPIINAIQLKHWQWIADYYMCTIGEVFRSAVPGAFLLESETLILRNDEGDVDESKLEDDEFLVYEALQHQALLKVQEVSAIIDRKNILPVLNRLIEKNVILLKEEMYEQYKPKLVRYVKLGKEYLEEDKLEALLKDLSRAPKQSQVVLSLFQIQATNKKPIKVTELEQASGGSKAVIKSLVKKEILEEYFVRTDRVSYDGEEDNYALKALNEYQEKAFEDVSKSFAENKVTLLHGVTSSGKTEVYVKLIEECIQKGKQALYLLPEIALTTQLISRLQEYFGEKVSVYHSKYSVQERVEVWNNVLTKKDKAQIVIGARSSLFLPYSDLGLIVVDEEHESSFKQFDPAPRYHARDAAIVLAKLHNSNILLGSATPSVETFNNAKIGKYGYATITRRFGNVLMPDIELVDIKEQSRKRRMKGHFSERLFLAIQEALEAGEQIILFQNRRGYAPIVECTTCGHSPQCPNCDVSLTYHQYKKQLRCHYCGYHMALQESCQACGSHTLDTKGFGTEQVEKELETLFPDAKTWRMDLDTTRGKHGYEKIITAFEQQEMDILVGTQMLTKGLDFRNVSLVGIMNADSLLNFPDYRAHERCFQLLTQVAGRAGRTKKRGKVLIQSYNPYHQILQQVSTHDYDTMFKEQLYEREQYKYPPNNRIIKITFKHKEYNRLNEATEWFAKALRTTLGGNVLGPEYPPVARVRNLFLKNVLIKIPHSQSVIKTKIAIKKIEKSFNSISQFRSVRVIYNVDHI from the coding sequence ATGCAGTATTTTATCGATGTAATTTTACCGATTCCTTTAGAGAAACTTTTTACTTATACTGTTTCCGAGACTGAAGCTGAGTTTTTGCGTCCGGGCATGCGCGTGGGTGTTCCTTTTGGTAAATCTAAAATTTATACGGGCTTGGTGCATAATGTGCATACCAATAAGCCTGAAATTTATGAAGCCAAGGAAATAGACCGCATACTTGACGAGCATCCTATTATAAATGCTATTCAGTTAAAGCATTGGCAGTGGATTGCAGATTACTACATGTGTACTATAGGTGAGGTTTTTAGAAGTGCAGTTCCTGGAGCATTCTTGTTGGAAAGCGAAACTCTTATTCTAAGAAACGATGAAGGAGATGTTGATGAGTCTAAATTAGAGGATGACGAGTTTTTGGTGTATGAGGCACTGCAGCATCAAGCATTGTTAAAGGTGCAAGAGGTGAGTGCTATTATAGACCGAAAGAATATTCTTCCCGTTTTAAATCGACTTATAGAAAAGAATGTTATTCTTCTTAAGGAAGAAATGTACGAACAGTACAAACCTAAGCTAGTGCGCTATGTGAAATTAGGAAAGGAGTATCTTGAAGAGGATAAACTGGAAGCACTTTTAAAGGATTTATCAAGAGCCCCAAAGCAAAGTCAGGTTGTACTTTCTCTTTTCCAAATACAAGCCACAAACAAAAAACCGATTAAAGTAACGGAACTAGAACAAGCCAGTGGAGGCTCAAAGGCGGTTATAAAATCACTTGTTAAAAAAGAGATTTTAGAGGAGTACTTTGTAAGAACTGACCGGGTGAGCTATGATGGAGAAGAGGATAATTATGCTTTAAAAGCATTGAACGAGTACCAGGAAAAAGCTTTTGAAGATGTATCGAAAAGCTTTGCTGAAAATAAAGTAACCTTGTTGCACGGAGTAACTTCTTCTGGTAAAACTGAAGTTTATGTAAAGTTGATAGAGGAATGCATCCAAAAAGGAAAACAGGCTTTGTATCTGCTTCCTGAAATAGCACTGACCACTCAGCTTATTTCTCGCTTGCAAGAATATTTTGGAGAAAAGGTGTCTGTGTATCATTCAAAATATAGTGTACAGGAAAGGGTAGAGGTGTGGAACAATGTCTTGACTAAAAAAGACAAAGCTCAAATTGTTATAGGAGCTCGTTCTTCTTTGTTTTTGCCGTATTCAGATTTAGGGCTTATTGTGGTTGATGAAGAGCATGAGAGTTCTTTTAAGCAGTTTGACCCGGCACCAAGATACCATGCAAGAGATGCAGCCATTGTATTGGCTAAACTTCACAACAGTAATATTCTATTGGGATCTGCCACTCCAAGTGTAGAGACTTTTAATAATGCCAAAATAGGAAAATATGGGTATGCCACAATAACAAGACGTTTTGGGAATGTACTTATGCCAGATATTGAATTGGTAGATATAAAAGAGCAGAGTAGAAAACGACGGATGAAAGGACATTTTTCCGAACGTTTGTTTTTGGCTATTCAAGAAGCTTTAGAGGCGGGAGAGCAAATAATCTTATTTCAAAACAGAAGGGGTTATGCGCCTATTGTTGAGTGTACCACTTGTGGACATTCACCACAATGTCCCAATTGTGATGTGAGTTTAACGTATCATCAGTATAAAAAACAATTGCGTTGTCATTACTGTGGTTACCATATGGCATTGCAAGAAAGTTGTCAAGCCTGCGGTAGTCATACATTAGACACCAAAGGTTTTGGAACTGAACAGGTAGAGAAGGAACTAGAAACCTTGTTTCCGGACGCTAAGACTTGGCGAATGGATTTGGATACTACGCGAGGCAAGCATGGTTATGAAAAAATAATTACTGCTTTTGAACAACAGGAAATGGATATTCTTGTGGGTACCCAAATGCTTACTAAAGGTCTGGATTTTAGAAACGTGAGTTTGGTGGGTATTATGAATGCGGATTCTCTTTTAAATTTTCCGGATTATCGGGCACATGAACGTTGTTTTCAATTATTGACGCAAGTAGCGGGTCGTGCAGGTCGTACTAAAAAGAGAGGAAAAGTTTTAATACAGAGCTATAATCCATATCATCAGATATTACAACAGGTATCTACACATGATTATGATACCATGTTCAAGGAGCAATTATACGAGCGGGAACAATATAAGTATCCGCCAAATAATAGGATAATTAAAATCACTTTTAAACATAAGGAGTATAATCGTTTGAATGAGGCAACGGAATGGTTCGCGAAAGCGTTAAGGACCACTTTGGGCGGTAATGTGCTTGGCCCTGAGTATCCGCCAGTGGCCAGGGTTCGGAATCTGTTCCTGAAAAATGTTTTAATCAAGATCCCACATTCCCAGTCGGTCATAAAAACGAAAATTGCTATTAAGAAAATTGAAAAGTCGTTTAATTCCATTTCTCAATTTAGGAGTGTACGGGTCATATATAATGTGGACCATATTTAA
- a CDS encoding DUF2147 domain-containing protein: MNTSAILSFFVFIVMLSPVSHSQGVFGKWKTIDDRTGKPKAIIEIYEEDGMMHGKIIEIVEEGKENFICGKCEGDRKDKPVLGMTIIEDAEHHGNGVYKGDTLFDPQQAMTFRCKIWLNPENPNELKVRGYLAFIYRTQTWVRVEG; encoded by the coding sequence ATGAATACAAGCGCAATTTTAAGTTTTTTTGTTTTTATCGTCATGTTATCTCCAGTAAGTCACTCCCAAGGAGTTTTCGGAAAATGGAAAACTATAGACGACCGTACAGGTAAACCAAAAGCTATTATAGAGATATATGAAGAGGATGGGATGATGCATGGTAAAATTATTGAAATAGTAGAGGAGGGGAAGGAGAATTTTATTTGCGGTAAGTGCGAAGGAGATAGGAAAGATAAGCCTGTCTTGGGCATGACTATAATTGAAGATGCAGAACATCACGGAAATGGGGTTTATAAAGGCGATACTCTTTTTGACCCTCAACAGGCAATGACTTTTAGATGTAAAATTTGGCTTAATCCGGAAAACCCTAATGAACTTAAGGTAAGGGGGTATTTAGCTTTTATTTATCGTACCCAGACTTGGGTGCGTGTAGAAGGATAG